The proteins below come from a single Cryptococcus gattii WM276 chromosome D, complete sequence genomic window:
- a CDS encoding Hypothetical protein (Similar to SGTC gene model, INSD accession EAL18823.1; CNBI0840) → MVEPPQSNTFVYRTVHQPVPAATLQLKVDVYSPPKATDNKSPVLVYFHSGGLTAGSRQLNSWFPTWILDHALSLGFTFVIPDYTLLMPGNAHNMLEDVKGLANWLHKDLNKALQDAGLRDVRTEDIVVVGQSAGGYLAYLMSTHINPPPKAIAVFYGMGGDFLLDMHVVPKKEKYQHWVPFLTDSKPFEALESRGREEGIILGCSTEDETRVHYFSWMLQNAIFLDRLLGIPGISAELGVMSRAEREVYMSSLEARKFLPQLLIGPNFPPSYLVHGGADTAVRAEESRNLVRKLEELGVEHVYKEFGDLEHGFDWLDCPRRLELDDVIPFLLRHVNRG, encoded by the exons ATGGTCGAGCCGCCTCAGTCCAACACTTTCGTCTATCGAACAGTCCACCAGCCTGTGCCAGCAGCAACGTTGCAGCTCAAAGTGGATGTCTATTCTCCTCCGAAAGCAACTGACAATAAGTCACCAGTTCTGGTGTATTTCCATTCAGGTGGCCTGACGGCCGGCTCTCGTCAACTAAACTCATGGTTTCCGACTTGGATTTTAG ATCATGCATTATCCCTTGGCTTCACCTTCGTCATACCCGACTATACCCTCCTCATGCCGGGTAATGCCCATAATATGCTTGAAGACGTGAAAGGGTTGGCAAATTGGTTACACAAGGATTTGAACAAAGCACTTCAAGATGCAGGCTTGCGCGATGTCCGTACTGAGGATATTGTGGTCGTTGGACAATCGGCAGGTGGATACCTCGCCTACCTTATG TCGACTCATATAAATCCACCGCCTAAAGCCATTGCCGTCTTTTATGGAATGGGAGGAGACTTCCTATTGGATATGCACGTCGTGCCAAAAAAG GAAAAATATCAGCACTGGGTCCCATTCCTGACTGATTCAAAGCCCTTTGAGGCTTTGGAAAGTCGCGGGCGGGAGGAAGGCATCATCCTCGGCTGTTCAACAGAAGATGAGACTAGAGTTCACTATTTCTCCTGGATGTTGCAGAACGCCATTTTCCTCGACAGGTTACTTGGTATCCCAGGCATCAGCGCTGAACTGGGTGTTATGTCAAGGGCAGAGCGCGAGGTGTATATGAGCTCCCTTGAAGCTCGGAAGTTTCTACCACAGCTTTTGATTGGTCCCAATTTTCCCCCCTCTTACTTA GTGCACGGGGGAGCCGATACAGCTGTACGGGCCGAAGAAAGCCGGAACCTTGTCCGCAAACTGGAAGAACTTGGAGTAGAGCATGTTTATAAAGAATTTGGAGATCTTGAGCATGGGTTTGACTGGCTTGATTGTCCGCGGAGGCTGGAGTTGGATGATGTTATTCCTTTTCTACTGCGGCACGTCAACAGGGGTTGA
- a CDS encoding Hypothetical Protein (Similar to TIGR gene model, INSD accession AAW46613.1), with translation MSRSSSSAPKAPGKARTKQGSLLAAVQLVPDGDKPYRRSRTGCLTCRKRKKKCPEQYEDNSCLRCKAGGWKCIREEDVSGGSSRSQMADTSPKTRGSPAIQQQQLQTHQRQLQKHQVAETGPSQIHQLQDAVRSPSDGATSERSSAPATTQVYPNMDENSLSMAVHGASTGHSNLVGDYRSNFLPDNIWMDQPLDAILSATAPTFDISFYGTFDDPNAPDPFHFTPALDFDAADSGSGSGHRDPTFFDNLPSELALEHISSEEELLYDFLDAEEMVREATLLVRSPKDLNITMEAHFWALSDLHMAVGSFCDSSRAYAIMDLAEGLLALTYGLHPEVDFLSLNGYIPFYLRAFAMIDLNRSICQRRHTFFAFLETPQMGGVGFLNDGSHDQWFGLPAGLAVCLASLSNLIAEVRDPSCSLSPSDISSASKRIEANFKAYQSPFAVHDVSLDRHPIAWAAELSVETEIWRHLGLLLLWRLVDQQSVLTTPMRDTIHLVINLLKSLQYVSAPRVERENNVIDFWSLNYTTPAFLIGTLLVDRDDRAFCKRFLGKLGGEKNLEDMIVALETTWAATDRCGQVADWFEECTRLDLAVTFF, from the exons ATGAGTcgctcttcctcctcagCGCCTAAGGCCCCTGGTAAGGCCAGAACCAAACAAGGGTCTCTCCTGGCCGCTGTTCAACTGGTTCCAGATGGCGATAAGCCATATCGTCGCTCCAGGACGGGCTGTTTGACATG CCGTAAAAGAA AGAAGAAATGTCCGGAGCAG TATGAGGACAATTCGTGCTTGAGATGTAAGGCTGGAGGATGGAAATGCATacgagaagaagacgttTCCGGCGGATCAAGTAGGAGCCAAATGGCTGACACGTCTCCCAAGACTCGAGGCTCGCCAGCCATtcagcaacagcagctACAGACACATCAACGTCAACTGCAAAAACATCAAGTTGCAGAAACAGGCCCGTCGCAAATCCACCAACTTCAAGATGCCGTGCGCTCTCCTTCCGACGGAGCCACTAGTGAACGGTCATCCGCCCCGGCAACGACTCAAGTATACCCCAACATGGATGAAAACTCTCTATCGATGGCGGTGCACGGCGCGTCTACCGGTCATAGCAACCTGGTGGGCGATTATCGCTCGAACTTTTTGCCTGACAACATATGGATGGACCAACCACTGGATGCAATCCTCAGCGCCACTGCACCGACATTTGACATCTCTTTCTATGGGACATTTGACGACCCTAATGCCCCTGATCCTTTCCATTTTACTCCTGCTCTCGACTTTGATGCGGCCGACAGCGGCTCTGGTAGTGGTCATCGAGACCCGACATTTTTTGACAACCTGCCGAGTGAACTTGCACTAGAGCATATATCatctgaagaagagttATTGTACGACTTTT TGGATGCGGAGGAGATGGTGCGGGAGGCAACATTACTAGTGAGATCACCCAAGGA TCTCAATATCACGATGGAGGCTCATTTCTGGGCACTGTCTGATCTTCAC ATGGCTGTCGGTTCATTTTGCGATTCATCAAGGGCATATGCTATCATGGACCTTGCGGAAGGACTGCTCGCTCTTACGTATGGGCTACATCCTGAAGTTGATTTTCTTTCGCTTAACGGGTATATTCCATTCTATCTCCGAGCATTCGCCATGATCGACTTGAATCGTAGTATCTGTCAACGCCGACACACGTTCTTTGCGTTTCTAGAAACTCCGCAAATGGGAGGGGTTGGATTCCTGAATGACGGTTCGCACGATCAG TGGTTTGGCCTCCCAGCTGGCCTTGCTGTCTGTTTGGCATCATTGAGCAACCTTATTGCTGAAGTGCGTGATCCATCGTGCTCTCTTTCTCCTAGCGACATATCGTCCGCCTCGAAAAGGATTGAAGCCAATTTCAAAGCCTATCAATCGCCATTCGCGGTGCATGACGTTTCCTTGGATCGCCATCCTATTGCATGGGCAGCCGAGCTATCAGTTGAGACAGAAATTTGGCGACATTTGGGGTTATTGCTATTGTGGCGATTAGTGGACCAACAATCCGTTTTAACAACACCAATGAGAGACACGATTCATCTGGTTATCAATCTCCTCAAGTCGCTGCAATATGTTTCTGCTCCACGAGTAGAGAGGGAAAACAATGTCATTGACTTTTGGTCACTGAATTATACCACGCCAGCCTTCCTGATTGGTACTTTACTCGTGGATAGGGATGATCGTGCGTTTTGTAAAAGGTTTTTGGGGAAGTTGGGAGGGGAGAAGAATCTTGAGGATATGATCGTAGCATTGGAAACTACATGGGCAGCAACAGATCGTTGCGGCCAAGTAGCTGATTGGTTTGAAGAGTGCACTCGCTTGGATCTGGCAGTGACATTTTTCTGA
- a CDS encoding uncharacterized protein (Similar to TIGR gene model, INSD accession AAW46612.1) yields the protein MPTNVALLGGGIFAVDAHLPALAKLGTLASLKAVWSRSESSSTKAAEAWKSLTGQQVTRYSENGSEDLENLLSRKDIDAVIIALPILSQANIIARALQTGKHVLSEKPVAKDVDTATKVLQDYQTNFQPQGLVWRVAENWEVEPAHIFAAQALKAGRIGNLNSFSISSILFVDNENNKYFETEWRKKPQHQGGYLLDAGVHNAGVLRTVLPSPITHVSAHTALNNEHLPPYDWLSVITRSEPSNIHGQMLIDYGARGREPVWELRLTGSDGEIYSEDVSDHGVDSIKVQVRSGKFGRTNAEVKIFPKTGVYEEQRRFFEAIAGKPDEYGSAQGALNDVALIQAALTSNGNEVALNTLK from the exons ATGCCTACCAACGTCGCATTGCTTGGTGGAGGTATCTTTGCCGTTGACG CCCACCTTCCCGCTCTTGCAAAGCTTGGTACCCTCGCCTCACTCAAAGCCGTCTGGTCTCGTTCTGAGTCATCATCGACTAAGGCCGCTGAAGCATGGAAATCTCTTACAGGCCAGCAGGTCACCAGATACAGCGAGAATGGATCTGAAGATCTAGAAAATCTTCTCTCTAGGAAAGATATCGACGCCGTCATTATTGCGCTTCCAATTCTTTCCCAAGCTAACATAATTGCAAGAGCCCTCCAAACCGGAAAGCATGTATTATCAGAGAAACCTGTTGCCAAAGACGTTGATACCGCTACCAAGGTGCTTCAGGACTATCAGACCAACTTTCAGCCTCAAGGTCTT GTATGGAGGGTGGCTGAGAACTGGGAAGTTGAGCCCGCCCACATCTTTGCTGCCCAAGCCTTGAAGGCAGGTCGAATTGGAAACCTCAACTCTTTCTCCATCAGCTCTATCTTATTCGTCGACAATGAAAATAATAAGTACTTTGAGACGGAATGGCGAAAGAAACCTCAGCATCAAGGAGGTTATTTGCTGGACGCAGGTGTG CATAACGCCGGTGTTCTTCGTACCGTTCTTCCGTCGCCAATAACCCATGTTTCCGCCCACACAGCCCTCAACAACGAACATTTGCCCCCGTACGATTGGTTATCTGTCATCACCCGTTCCGAACCCAGCAATATTCATGGGCAGATGTTGATCGACTATGGTGCTCGTGGTAGAGAACCTGTGTGGGAATTGCGGCTGACTGGCTCGGACGGGGAGATCTACTCGGAGGACGTAAGCGACCATGGTGTGGACTCCATCAAGGTTCAAGTTCGCTCTGGTAAATTTGGAAGGACAAACGCAGAGGTCAAGATATTCCCGAAGACCGGAGTTTACGAAGAGCAGAGACGTTTCTTTGAGGCGATCGCTGGCAAACCAGATG AATATGGGTCGGCGCAAGGTGCTCTGAATGATGTTGCGTTGATACAAGCTGCTTTGACTTCGAATGGCAATGAAGTCGCCCTCAATACTTTGAAGTAA
- a CDS encoding Hypothetical protein (Similar to TIGR gene model, INSD accession AAW46611.1; CNL05960), which yields MSENPIKTLQDLTFHPYSSAPAATTLQHDHLTIQAPKLVDWWRNPEPVKVNRKDGPFAHIAIDGSRPFQAEVWLRSGLKGLYDQACLVLHGGELADISAHWLKTGTETFDERQWINAVVAAPWCDVSAVLSDRELSSEADGDWIYLKLVKELSITGHTVLIKWARQSVVDTDNPPTDNESANLREVQAFGVKESGERSSDYNWSIGVMASGLMNDEGAFAEFKGFKFKYLDE from the exons ATGTCTGAAAACCCTATCAAGACCTTACAAGACCTCACATTTCACCCCTACTCCTCTGCCCCCGCAGCCACCACCCTTCAACACGATCATCTTACAATTCAAGCTCCCAAGCTAGTCGATTGGTGGCGCAATCCTGAACCGGTAAAGGTTAACCGCAAGGATGGCCCTTTCGCCCATATAGCTATCGATGGCTCTAGACCTTTTCAAGCCGAGGTCTGGCTGAGGTCCGGTTTGAAGGGATTATACGATCAGGCATGTCTTGTTCTTCACGGCGGAGAACTTGCCGATATAAGTGCCCACTGGCTGAAGACCGGTACCGAGACTTTTGATGAGCGGCAATGGATCAA CGCAGTCGTTGCGGCTCCATGGTGCGATGTATCAGCCGTCCTATCCGACAGAGAGTTGTCTTCTGAGGCCGACGGTGACTGGATTTATCTTAAATTGGTCAAAGAGCTCTCCATAACCGGTCATACCGTACTCATCAAATGGGCTCGACAGTCTGTCGTTGACACTGATAATCCTCCGACAGACAATGAATCGGCCAATCTACGGGAAGTGCAAGCTTTCGGGGTGAAAGAAAGTGGGGAGAGGTCGAGTGATTATAACTGGTCCATTGGAGTGATGGCATCAGGCTTGATGAACGACGAAGGGGCTTTTGCTGAGTTCAAGGGGTTTAAATTCAAGTATCTAGACGAGTGA
- a CDS encoding Hypothetical protein (Similar to TIGR gene model, INSD accession AAW46610.1; CNL05950), whose protein sequence is MPSIPFHAVDTKGKVLGDNFAPAAAVILPANAKTLYISGVVGENEDGSFGDFRTQVFLIFDRITEILLNASPSYKSAENAWKHVFEITVYHVGSLPEHLPIELEAVDKYLKGAHPTWTSAAVEKLFHDGQLYEVHVKAIVP, encoded by the exons ATGCCTTCTATCCCTTTCCACGCTGTTGACACCAAAGGCAAAGTCCTCGGAGA CAACTTTGCCCCGGCAGCTGCTGTCATTCTTCCAGCAAATGCCAAGACTCTCTACATCTCTGGGGTCGTCGGTGAAAACGAGGATGGGTCTTTCGGCGATTTCCGAACTCAGGTCTTCCTTATCTTCGAT CGAATCACCGAGATCCTTCTTAACGCCAGCCCCAGCTATAAGTCAGCTGAGAATGCTTGGAAGCATGTCTTCGAGATCACGGTTTACCACGTCGGCTCGCTTCCGGAGCATCTCCCCATTGAACTTGAAGCCGTCGACAAATATTTGAAGGGTGCCCACCCCACTTGGACTTCTGCTGCTGTCGAAAAGCTCTTCCACGACGGGCAGCTCTACGAGGTTCACGTCAAGGCGATCGTTCCCTAA
- a CDS encoding Maltose O-acetyltransferase, putative (Similar to TIGR gene model, INSD accession AAW43048.1), whose amino-acid sequence MSAAPHLTNKLIPPPEEGEDPTQLSLMISAKPYLAGDKYLDRLRNRGAITLDEITRTPDHAERMELWKKFANVGEGVSITQRFFCEYGFNLHLAGENFVGANCTFVDVCPIYIGKRTMIGPDVKIYTPDHPISPEARSGLAGEEWGKTVRIEEDCWICGSAIILPGVTIGKGSTVAAGAVVTKSVPPRSLVMGNPARVVKKILEDGTIVKA is encoded by the exons ATGTCCGCTGCTCCTCACCTTACCAACAAGCTTATTCCACCTCCcgaagaaggtgaagacCCTACCCAGCTGTCTTTGATGATTTCCGCCAAACCGTACCTTGCCGGTGACAAGTACCTTGACCGTCTTCGCAATCGTGGTGCCATCACACTCGATGAAATCACAAGGACGCCGGATCATGCGGAGCGCATGGAGTTGTGGAAGAAGTTTGCTAACGTAGGCGAGGGTGTATCGATCACTCAAAGGTTCTTCTGCGAATAT GGCTTCAATCTGCATCTTGCAGGGGAGAACTTCGTCGGAGCTAACTGTACATTCGTTGATGTCTGCCCAA TTTACATCGGCAAGAGAACAATGATTGGTCCGGACGTCAAGATATACACTCCCGACCATCCTATTTCTCCCGAAGCTCGAAGTGGCTTAGCCGGCGAGGAGTGGGGCAAGACTGTAAGGATTGAGGAGGACTGTTGGATATGTGGTTCTGCTATCATCTTGCCTGGGGTTACCATCGGCAAGGGAAGCACTGTTGCTGCTGGAGCTGTAGTCACCAAAAGCGTCCCTCCAAGGAGTTTGGTCATGGGTAATCCTGCTCGTGTTGTGAAGAAGATTCTAGAGGACGGTACCATTGTTAAGGCTTAA
- a CDS encoding L-xylulose reductase, putative (Similar to TIGR gene model, INSD accession AAW46608.1) gives MSPLTPKAAPALADNVLDKVAVVTGASIGIGLAAATAFAEAGANVVLLYARSKHTEKIASDLADRTGVKVKAYQLDVRDYDATQRLVENVVTEFGRLDIWVANAGIPQDDTILDGNRKHWEDVIAVNYTAVVYQAQVVGNTFKKQGNGSFIITASAAGIANIRPTNQGVYNSSKAAVIALARSLAQEFKDFARVNSVSPGYMGDAQGAPESEITNALTRQVLNRTGEYRELAGAYLYLASDASTFCTGTDLIVDGGYHC, from the exons ATGTCACCTCTTACGCCCAAAGCCGCCCCTGCATTGGCTGACAATGTTCTTGA TAAAGTCGCCGTCGTGACTGGTGCCTCTATTGGTATCGGTCTAGCTGCCGCTACTGCCTTCGCAGAGGCAGGTGCCAATGTCGTTTTGCTCTATGCAAGAAGCAAGCATACTGAAAAGATTGCTTCCGATCTTGCTGATCGAACTGGCGTCAAAGTCAAGGCTTATCAACTTGACG TACGCGACTATGACGCTACTCAAAGATTGGTTGAGAATGTCGTGACAGAGTTTGGCAGGCTAGATATCTGG GTAGCTAATGCCGGTATTCCTCAAGATGACACTATCCTCGATGGCAACCGTAAACACTGGGAGGACGTTATCGCTGTCAATTACACCGCTGTTGTGTATCAAGCTCAAGTTGTCGGAAATACATTCAAGAAGCAAGGAAATGGTTCGTTCATCATTACAGCTTCTGCTGCCGGTATCGCCAATATCCGACCTACCAATCAAGGCGTGTACAACTCCAGTAAGGCAGCAGTGATTGCACTGGCCAGGTCTCTCGCTCAGGAGTTCAAGGATTTTGCTAGGGTTAACTCTGTCTCAC CTGGCTATATGGGTGATGCACAAGGCGCGCCAGAGTCTGAGATTACCAACGCTTTGACTCGTCAGGTCCTCAACCGGACAGGGGAGTACCGAGAACTTGCTGGTGCGTATCTTTACCTTGCTTCCGATGCTTCGACCTTCTGTACCGGTACAGATTT GATTGTCGATGGTGGCTATCACTGCTAA
- a CDS encoding Amine oxidase, putative (Similar to TIGR gene model, INSD accession AAW46607.1), with the protein MPPPTTDDGYHWTRATGMQQGVLRCKGVVDPPSRIDNSFLEYDVVVIGAGYAGLMAARELVQRGHSVALLEARDRVGGRTWTAEIDGYMYEMGGTWVTHWMGYLQKEMERYGMEDDLITTRIKGAGDDFYTLNVPGAKPRKMSHAEAGALAARAWDIFVNVDGNAGRTVCPLPHAPFNNVRTTKADVEAVDRLSAVDRLEQIGHLLTNEERGVLEALLLHISGGTLETTATWDLVHANALQGHTSVNFEEVWTTYKLREGQSGLARAMFDEACIAGLDYAFQTPVDAIHDLQNFVEIHTTTGNIFRATRVISTIPLNVLHTIKFDPPVSSTRAEAFRLGHVNHMSKIHAEVKGDIASWYGLTYPAKLMFGYSDGLYPNGNTHIVTFGADETDNFVPEKDPEQVIEAMNKIRPMDVQRLVFHNWNTDPWSMAGPAWYRPGYATKYQEELQSRHGNIFFASADWARGWRAAIDGALEQGFCNAQSVSRELQGRHWKRGYFLPQGDSVSDSIPAVGAMKAAVNGLSNGVNGFHI; encoded by the exons ATGCCTCCTCCTACTACTGATGATGGTTACCACTGGACCCGTGCTACTGGTATGCAGCAAGGTGTGCTGCGCTGCAAAGGAGTTGTGGACCCTCCAAGCCGGATCGACAATAGTTTTCTTGAATATGATGTTGTGGTCATTGGGGCTGGTTACGCCGGTCTGATGGCCGCTAGAGAGCTTGTCCAGCGTG GACATTCCGTTGCCCTTCTCGAAGCTCGAGACCGAGTAGGAGGACGGACCTGGACCGCCGAAATCGATG GATATATGTATGAGATGGGCGGCACATGGGTCACACACTGGATGGGCTACCTGCAAAAAGAAATGGAGCGATATGGCATGGAGGATGATCTCATTACTACAAGGATTAAAGGGGCCGGAGACGACTTCTACACTTTGAATGTACCAG GTGCTAAGCCCCGCAAAATGTCTCATGCCGAAGCAGGCGCCCTCGCAGCTCGTGCCTGGGATATTTTTGTCAATGTCGATGGCAATGCCGGGCGCACTGTCTGTCCCCTCCCTCACGCTCCCTTCAATAACGTCAGAACAACCAAAGCCGACGTTGAGGCTGTCGATCGACTGTCAGCAGTCGACCGTTTGGAACAGATTGGGCATCTGCTCACCAATGAGGAACGCGGTGTTCTTGAGGCTTTGCTACTTCATATCTCCGGAGGCACTCTTGAGACTACGGCCACCTGGGATCTTGTTCACGCCAATGCTCTTCAAGGACATACTTCTGTCAACTTTGAAGAAGTATGGACTACTTACAAACTCCGTGAGGGTCAATCCGGTCTTGCAAGAGCTATGTTCGACGAAGCTTGTATTGCAGGTTTGGACTATGCTTTCCAGACCCCGGTTGACGCCATTCATGACTTACAAAACTTCGTCGAGATCCATACCACTACCGGAAACATCTTCCGGGCGACCCGAGTAATCTCAACCATCCCGCTCAACGTTCTCCACACTATCAAATTCGACCCTCCTGTGTCTTCCACACGTGCTGAAGCCTTCCGTCTTGGTCACGTCAACCATATGTCCAAAATCCATGCCGAAGTCAAGGGCGATATTGCTTCTTGGTACGGTCTGACATATCCTGCGAAATTGATGTTTGGTTACAGCGATGGGCTTTACCCCAATGGGAATACTCACATCGTCACCTTTGGAGCGGATGAAACCGACAATTTCGTTCCCGAGAAGGACCCTGAGCAAGTAATTGAGGCTATGAACAAGATCCGTCCCATGGATGTCCAGCGTTTG GTTTTTCATAACTGGAATACCGACCCATGGTCCATGGCTGGCCCTGCGTGGTATCGACCTGGGTATGCTACCAAGTATCAGGAAGAGCTTCAATCACGCCACGGGAACATCTTTTTTGCATCTGCCGACTGGGCAAGGGGCTGGCGAGCTGCGATAGACGGCGCTCTGGAACAGGGCTTCTGTAATGCACAAAGCGTTTCTAGAGAGCTTCAAGGAAGGCACTGGAAGCGGGGATATTTTTTGCCGCAAGGTGATTCTGTTAGCGACTCGATCCCTGCCGTTGGCGCGATGAAGGCCGCAGTGAATGGCCTCTCTAATGGTGTAAACGGTTTCCATATCTGA
- a CDS encoding Mango esterase, putative (Similar to SGTC gene model, INSD accession EAL18831.1) → MSKKTHIDQIVLIGDSLTQFALGERGFAAQLANQFQRQFDVVVRGFSGYNSRWVLEMARLFMPELKRIRLAVIWLGANDALLPPEPRAIDPEAYKANLAKIVSLIPLSAKVILVSPPPYSLKGKAKDLGLEYYPGINLDRDPAHSLLYNLKARELADNLNEAGDRKGNVAFCDTRAPMEKAALEDSPGDLEGGLFKYLRDGVHLSPDGYQCMYEALLHVIKSRFPELVQEPYFFADYETVDHTQPEKYFG, encoded by the exons ATGTCCAAGAAGACCCATATCGACCAGATTGTTCTCATCGGAGACTCTCTTACCCAA TTTGCTTTGGGAGAAAGAGGGTTTGCAGCTCAACTCGCCAACCAATTTCAGCGTCAATT TGATGTTGTAGTCCGAGGTTTCTCTGGCTATAATA GCAGATGGGTCCTAGAGATGGCCCGGCTATTCATGCCGGAACTGAAGCGCATCAGACTTGCTGTGATATGGCTGGGA GCCAACGATGCTCTCCTTCCGCCTGAACCACGAGCGATCGATCCCGAGGCATATAAGGCCAACCTTGCCAAGATAGTATCCCTCATACCACTTTCGGCCAAAGTAATCCTGGTGTCTCCTCCGCCATACTCTCTCAAGGGAAAGGCGAAAGATTTGGGACTAGAATATTACCCCGGCATTAATCTTGATCGCGACCCCGCCCACTCTTTGTTGTACAACCTCAAGGCACGTGAACTGGCGGACAATCTCAATGAGGCGGGTGATAGGAAAGGAAACGTTGCTTTCTGCGATACACGTGCGCCTATGGAAAAGGCTGCTCTGGAGGACTCACCCGGTGACTTGGAAGGAGGTCTTTTCAAGTATCTTCGTGATGGAGTTCATCTTTCGCCGGACGGCTACCAG TGCATGTACGAAGCTCTTCTCCATGTTATTAAGAGCAGGTTCCCCGAACTTGTGCAAGAGCCTTACTTTTTTGCAGACTATGA GACCGTGGACCATACCCAACCAGAAAAGTATTTTGGATGA
- a CDS encoding uncharacterized protein (Similar to TIGR gene model, INSD accession AAW46605.1), whose protein sequence is MVTSVVSSVNDSFDGLTIAPEADVVIIGAGLAGLCAARSLHEAGKRVVVLEARGRVGGKTLTVTSKSGGRVDVGGAWVNEHTQPEVCKLNKEAGNILFKQRVLGTTCWELSEDRQLRYYDDGGVGDNSPIPLEGEELEDYNRIFKELDRLSRTVNLENPNSTPDAVEYDSITVANWLNQMDAGQISRQALTPLVRALVGAEMHETPLFYFLHYAKTAKGFFDLIAADETGGQFQRTRYGNQTMSTWIQNHVLPPGAVKLNAAAHQIIQSPDGESVRVITRDGRQFTGRRVICAIPTPLYPNIVWQPSLPVDKTLLVQRSFLGTYTKVVLLYEKAWWLEAGFSGFALSSEWPLSLVFDTCDGWYGSDDPSLRPRQHSLSCFVVAANGVAFSELSRDRREQVVKQQVARMIGSPELVNNTIEVLEFQWIKEEFSQGAPCPVTATGAFTLYGDSLARPHGLVHFAGSELSDVWKGYMEGAIISGRNTAKEVLELL, encoded by the exons ATGGTTACATCCGTAGTTAGCTCAGTTAATGATAGCTTTGACGGTCTCACTATCGCGCCCGAAGCCGACGTTGTCATCATCGGTGCAGGTCTTGCAGGTCTCTGTGCTGCACGTTCACTTCACGAGGCCGGGAAGCGAGTAGTCGTACTCGAAGCCAGAGGCCGA GTTGGTGGTAAGACTCTTACTGTGACAAGCAAGTCTGGAGGTCGTGTGGACGTCGGCGGCGCGTGGGTTAACGA GCATACCCAGCCAGAGGTCTGCAAGCTCAATAAGGAGGCAGGGAACATTCTCTTCAAACAGCGCGTGCTAGGTACCACATGCTGGGAGTTATCAGAGGACCGACAACTTCGTTACTACGATG ATGGTGGTGTTGGTGACAACTCTCCAATCCCTCTTGAGGGTGAAGAACTCGAAGACTACAATCGAATTTTCAAGGAGCTCGACCGCTTGTCGCGAACTGTCAACCTCGAGAACCCCAATAGCACCCCTGACGCTGTCGAATATGACTCTATCACTGTTGCCAACTGGCTTAATCAAATGGATGCGGGCCAAATCAGCCGACAAGCTCTTACACCTCTTGTCCGAGCGTTGGTTGGCGCTGAGATGCATGAGACCCCTCTCTTCTACTTCTTGCACTACGCTAAGACTGCCA AGGGGTTCTTTGATTTAATTGCTGCAGATGAGACTGGCGGTCAATTCCAACGTACTCGTTACGGAAACCAGACTATGTCGACTTGGATCCAGAACCACGTCCTTCCTCCAGGAGCAGTCAAGCTCAACGCCGCCGCTCATCAGATCATCCAAAGTCCCGATGGAGAGTCTGTTCGAGTCATTACTCGTGATGGTCGTCAGTTCACTGGTCGACGTGTGATTTGTGCTATTCCTACACCGTTGTACCCCAACATTGTCTGGCAGCCATCTCTTCCGGTTGATAAGACGCTTCTGGTTCAAAGGTCTTTCCTTGGTACCTACACCAAGGTAGTTTTATTGTACGAAAAGGCTTGGTGGCTCGAAGCCGGATTCTCAGGCTTTGCGCTTTCATCCGAATGGCCCCTCTCGTTAGTCTTTGACACTTGCGACGGCTGGTATGGGTCTGATGACCCTTCTCTTCGACCTCGCCAACACTCTCTGTCGTGTTTTGTTGTTGCCGCCAATGGTGTTGCCTTTTCAGAGCTTTCACGTGATCGAAGGGAACAAGTCGTCAAACAGCAAGTCGCTCGTATGATCGGTAGTCCCGAGTTAGTTAACAATACGATCGAAGTGCTTGAGTTCCAGTGGATCAAGGAAGAGTTTAGTCAAGGTGCGCCTTGCCCTGTTACCGCGACTGGAGCCTTCACGCTTTACGGTGACTCACTTGCGCGACCACACGGGCTTGTTCACTTTGCGGGTTCTGAGTTGTCAGATGTCTGGAAGGGGTACATGGAAGGTGCGATCATCTCTGGCCGGAACACTGCGAAAGAAGTTTTGGAGTTGCTTTGA